The following are encoded together in the Pseudomonas sediminis genome:
- the fabZ gene encoding 3-hydroxyacyl-ACP dehydratase FabZ, whose amino-acid sequence MMDINEIREYLPHRYPFLLVDRVVDLDVEGKQIRAYKNVSINEPFFNGHFPEHPIMPGVLIIEAMAQAAGILGFKMMGVKPADGTLYYFVGSDKLRFRSPVLPGDQLTLEAKYLSDRRSIWKFECRATVDGKEVCSAEIICAERKL is encoded by the coding sequence ATGATGGACATCAACGAAATTCGTGAATATTTGCCGCACCGCTATCCGTTCCTGCTGGTGGACCGTGTGGTGGACCTGGACGTCGAAGGCAAACAGATTCGCGCCTATAAGAATGTCAGCATCAATGAGCCGTTCTTCAACGGTCACTTCCCCGAGCACCCGATCATGCCGGGCGTTCTGATCATTGAGGCGATGGCGCAGGCTGCCGGTATCCTCGGTTTCAAGATGATGGGCGTGAAGCCGGCCGATGGCACCCTGTATTACTTCGTTGGCTCCGACAAGCTGCGTTTCCGTTCGCCGGTGTTGCCGGGTGACCAGCTGACGCTGGAAGCCAAGTACCTGAGCGATCGTCGCAGCATCTGGAAATTCGAGTGCCGCGCCACTGTCGATGGCAAGGAAGTCTGCTCCGCTGAAATCATCTGTGCGGAACGCAAGCTATGA
- a CDS encoding CTP synthase, with protein sequence MTRYIFVTGGVVSSLGKGIASASLAAILEARGLKVTMLKLDPYINVDPGTMSPFQHGEVFVTHDGAETDLDLGHYERFIRTTMTKSNNFTTGRVYEDVLRKERRGDYLGATIQVIPHITDEIKRRIIKGAGDADVALVEIGGTVGDIESQPFLEAIRQLRVEVGAKRAMLMHLTLVPYIATAGETKTKPTQHSVKELRSIGLQPDVLVCRSDHPIDVSSRRKIALFTNVEERAVISLEDVDTIYKIPGVLHAQGLDDFVVERFGLECGGADLSEWDRVVDAKLNPEKEVTIAMVGKYMELLDAYKSLIEAMSHAGIQNRTKVNLRYIDSEDIENQGTALLEGVDAILVPGGFGLRGVEGKIKTVQYARENKIPYLGICLGMQVAVIEYARNVVGWTDANSSEFDMASAHPVVGLITEWQDATGATEQRSESSDLGGTMRLGAQDCQLLSGSKVHDCYGKDVIVERHRHRYEVNNNLLPKLTEAGLKVTGRSGDGALVEVVEAPDHPWFVACQFHPEFTSTPRDGHPLFSGFVNAALAQKAKKA encoded by the coding sequence ATGACGCGCTACATCTTCGTCACGGGTGGTGTTGTTTCTTCATTGGGGAAAGGCATCGCCTCGGCTTCACTGGCGGCCATCCTGGAGGCGCGGGGCCTGAAGGTCACCATGCTCAAGCTGGACCCTTACATCAACGTCGATCCGGGCACCATGAGCCCGTTCCAGCACGGTGAGGTGTTCGTCACCCACGACGGCGCCGAGACTGACCTCGACCTGGGTCACTACGAGCGGTTCATCCGCACCACTATGACCAAGAGCAACAACTTCACCACCGGTCGCGTGTACGAAGACGTACTGCGCAAGGAGCGCCGTGGTGATTATCTGGGTGCGACCATTCAGGTTATCCCGCACATCACCGACGAGATCAAGCGTCGCATCATCAAGGGCGCCGGCGATGCTGACGTGGCCCTGGTGGAAATCGGCGGCACCGTAGGTGACATCGAGTCGCAACCGTTCCTCGAGGCCATCCGCCAACTGCGTGTGGAAGTGGGCGCCAAGCGCGCGATGCTGATGCACCTGACTCTGGTGCCATACATCGCCACCGCTGGTGAGACCAAGACCAAGCCGACTCAGCACTCGGTCAAGGAGCTGCGCTCCATCGGCCTGCAGCCTGACGTGCTGGTGTGCCGCTCCGACCACCCGATCGATGTCTCCTCGCGCCGCAAGATCGCCCTGTTCACCAACGTCGAAGAGCGTGCGGTGATCAGCCTGGAAGACGTCGACACCATCTACAAGATTCCGGGCGTGCTGCATGCTCAGGGTCTGGATGACTTCGTCGTCGAGCGCTTCGGCCTGGAATGCGGCGGCGCCGATCTGTCCGAGTGGGATCGCGTGGTCGATGCCAAGCTCAATCCGGAAAAAGAAGTCACCATCGCCATGGTTGGCAAGTACATGGAGCTGCTCGACGCGTACAAGTCGCTGATCGAAGCGATGAGCCACGCCGGCATCCAGAACCGTACCAAGGTCAACCTGCGTTATATCGACTCCGAAGACATCGAGAACCAGGGTACCGCGCTGCTCGAAGGCGTCGACGCCATCCTGGTGCCGGGCGGCTTCGGTCTGCGTGGCGTGGAAGGCAAGATCAAGACCGTGCAGTACGCTCGCGAGAACAAGATTCCCTACCTGGGCATCTGCCTCGGCATGCAGGTAGCGGTCATCGAGTACGCCCGTAACGTCGTGGGTTGGACTGACGCCAACTCTTCCGAATTCGACATGGCCAGTGCTCATCCGGTGGTGGGCCTGATTACCGAATGGCAGGACGCGACAGGCGCCACCGAACAACGCAGTGAAAGCTCCGACCTGGGCGGCACCATGCGCCTGGGGGCGCAGGATTGCCAACTGCTGAGCGGCTCCAAGGTGCACGACTGCTATGGCAAGGACGTGATCGTCGAGCGTCATCGTCACCGTTACGAGGTGAACAACAACCTGCTGCCGAAGCTGACCGAGGCGGGCCTGAAGGTCACTGGCCGTTCTGGCGACGGTGCGCTGGTCGAAGTGGTCGAGGCGCCGGATCATCCGTGGTTCGTCGCCTGCCAGTTCCACCCGGAGTTCACCTCCACGCCGCGTGACGGCCATCCGCTATTCAGCGGTTTTGTCAATGCTGCCCTGGCGCAGAAAGCGAAGAAGGCTTAA
- the tilS gene encoding tRNA lysidine(34) synthetase TilS, protein MTDLSIRLRQALQPWCTAPAWCIAFSGGLDSTVLLHLLADLARRERLPPLSAIHVHHGLQSAADTWPEHCAQVCARLGIALDVVRVQVAPGASLEQAARNARYQAFTARLGPSEVLLSAQHRDDQAETLLFRLLRGAGVRGLAAMPASRALGQGHLIRPLLDCSRAELQAYAQSHGIAWIEDPSNADERFSRNFLRRQVMPLLAERWPQASSSLVRSAGHLSEAQQLLDELAEIDLAAAHGGSAFTWLSLSSLYLPAVTALSEARQRNLLRHWLAPYTRMPDSDHWAGWCDLRDASTDAAPIWRQADGELHRADGRLWWLSGEWLQPLEPLDLSFSSFPEPVELPGNGCVHLQGELPPGRWHLRYRQGGESLQLPGRGRRDLKRLLNELRVPAFVRPRLPLLFDGDELMAVANLAQSSVIQASGAHLQWSPPIGAQGLSW, encoded by the coding sequence ATGACCGATCTCTCTATTCGCCTGCGCCAGGCCCTGCAGCCGTGGTGTACGGCTCCTGCCTGGTGTATCGCCTTCTCCGGTGGTCTCGACTCCACCGTGCTGCTGCATTTGCTCGCCGATCTGGCTCGGCGTGAGAGGCTGCCGCCGCTTTCCGCCATTCATGTCCATCATGGTTTGCAGTCGGCGGCTGACACCTGGCCAGAGCATTGCGCGCAGGTTTGCGCACGGCTGGGTATTGCTTTGGACGTCGTCAGGGTGCAGGTAGCGCCAGGCGCCAGTCTCGAGCAGGCAGCGCGTAACGCGCGTTATCAGGCTTTCACTGCGCGGCTTGGTCCAAGCGAGGTGTTGCTCAGTGCTCAGCATCGTGATGATCAGGCCGAAACCCTGCTGTTTCGTCTGCTGCGCGGCGCCGGCGTGCGCGGGCTTGCGGCGATGCCGGCCAGTCGAGCGTTGGGGCAGGGCCACCTGATTCGACCGCTGCTCGATTGTTCTCGGGCGGAATTACAGGCCTATGCGCAGAGTCATGGCATTGCCTGGATCGAAGACCCGAGCAATGCCGATGAGCGTTTCAGTCGCAACTTCCTGCGGCGACAAGTGATGCCGCTACTGGCGGAGCGCTGGCCGCAAGCGTCGAGCAGTCTGGTGCGCAGCGCAGGCCATCTGTCTGAGGCGCAGCAGTTGCTGGATGAATTGGCCGAGATTGACCTTGCCGCTGCCCATGGCGGCTCAGCGTTTACCTGGCTGTCGTTGTCGTCGCTGTATCTGCCGGCTGTCACTGCATTGAGCGAGGCGCGCCAGCGCAATTTGCTGCGCCACTGGTTGGCGCCTTATACGCGTATGCCCGATAGCGACCACTGGGCTGGCTGGTGTGACCTGCGTGATGCCTCCACGGATGCAGCGCCGATCTGGAGGCAGGCCGATGGTGAGCTGCACCGTGCCGATGGTCGGCTCTGGTGGCTTAGCGGTGAGTGGCTGCAGCCGCTCGAGCCACTCGATCTCTCCTTCAGCTCGTTTCCCGAGCCTGTCGAGCTGCCCGGTAACGGCTGTGTGCATCTACAGGGTGAGTTGCCGCCAGGTCGCTGGCATTTGCGTTACCGTCAGGGTGGTGAGTCACTGCAGCTGCCGGGGCGCGGCAGGCGTGATCTCAAGCGTCTGCTCAATGAGCTGCGCGTACCGGCATTCGTGCGTCCGCGCCTGCCGCTGTTGTTCGATGGCGATGAGTTGATGGCGGTGGCGAACCTGGCGCAGTCGTCAGTAATTCAGGCGAGCGGAGCGCATCTGCAGTGGTCGCCGCCTATCGGCGCGCAAGGTTTGAGCTGGTAA
- a CDS encoding acetyl-CoA carboxylase carboxyltransferase subunit alpha has translation MNPNFLDFEQPIADLQAKIEELRLVGNDNSLNIGDEIARLQDKSSTLTESIFGNLTSWQIAQLARHPRRPYTLDYIQHIFTEFDELHGDRHFSDDAAIVGGIARLGDQPVMIIGHQKGREVREKVRRNFGMPRPEGYRKACRLMEMAERFKMPILTFIDTPGAYPGIDAEERGQSEAIAWNLRVMARLKTPIIATVIGEGGSGGALAIGVCDQLNMLQYSTYSVISPEGCASILWRTAEKAPDAAEAMGITAERLKDLGIVDQVIAEPLGGAHRDPAAASESIRQELIKQLASLQKHDTDALLKRRYDRLMSYGIA, from the coding sequence ATGAACCCGAATTTCCTCGATTTCGAACAGCCGATCGCCGACCTGCAAGCCAAGATCGAAGAGCTACGCCTGGTTGGTAACGACAACTCGCTGAATATCGGCGATGAAATTGCCCGCCTGCAGGACAAGAGCAGCACCCTGACCGAAAGCATCTTCGGCAATCTGACCAGCTGGCAGATCGCGCAGCTCGCGCGCCACCCGCGTCGCCCTTACACCCTGGATTACATCCAGCACATCTTCACCGAGTTCGATGAATTGCACGGTGATCGTCACTTCTCCGACGACGCTGCCATTGTCGGTGGCATTGCCCGCCTGGGCGACCAGCCGGTGATGATCATCGGCCACCAGAAAGGCCGTGAGGTGCGCGAGAAGGTGCGCCGCAACTTCGGCATGCCGCGCCCCGAGGGCTACCGCAAGGCCTGCCGCCTGATGGAAATGGCCGAACGTTTCAAGATGCCGATCCTCACCTTCATCGACACCCCGGGTGCCTACCCAGGTATCGATGCCGAGGAGCGTGGCCAGAGCGAGGCCATCGCCTGGAACCTGCGCGTGATGGCGCGTCTGAAAACACCGATCATCGCCACCGTCATCGGTGAAGGTGGTTCCGGTGGTGCGCTGGCCATCGGTGTTTGCGACCAGCTCAACATGCTGCAGTACTCCACCTACTCGGTGATCTCGCCGGAAGGCTGCGCCTCGATTCTCTGGCGTACCGCCGAGAAGGCGCCGGATGCTGCCGAAGCCATGGGCATCACTGCCGAGCGTTTGAAGGATCTGGGTATCGTCGATCAGGTGATCGCCGAACCGCTTGGTGGTGCGCACCGTGATCCGGCCGCAGCTTCCGAGTCGATCCGTCAGGAACTGATCAAGCAACTGGCCAGCCTGCAGAAGCACGACACTGACGCGCTGCTCAAGCGTCGTTACGATCGTCTGATGAGCTACGGTATCGCCTGA
- the lpxA gene encoding acyl-ACP--UDP-N-acetylglucosamine O-acyltransferase → MSLIDPRAIIDPSARLADDVVVGPWSIVGADVEIGEGTVIGPHVVLKGPTVIGKHNRIYQFSSVGEDTPDLKYKGELTRLVIGDHNTIREGVTIHRGTVQDRSETTIGDHNLIMAYAHIGHDSVIGNHCILVNNTALAGHVWVDDWAILSGYTLVHQFCRIGAHSFSGMGTAIGKDVPAFVTVFGNPAEARSMNFEGMRRRGFSAEAIAALRKGYKQVYRQGLTVEQALAELAESAAQFPEVAIFRDSIQASTRGITR, encoded by the coding sequence ATGAGTTTGATTGACCCACGCGCGATCATCGACCCCAGTGCCAGATTGGCTGACGACGTTGTCGTTGGCCCTTGGAGCATTGTTGGTGCCGATGTGGAAATTGGCGAGGGTACAGTCATCGGTCCGCACGTAGTGCTCAAGGGACCGACCGTGATTGGCAAGCACAACCGCATCTACCAGTTTTCTTCGGTCGGTGAAGATACGCCGGACCTGAAGTACAAAGGTGAGCTCACTCGCCTGGTGATCGGCGATCACAACACCATTCGCGAAGGCGTCACCATTCACCGCGGCACCGTACAGGATCGCAGTGAAACCACCATTGGCGACCACAACCTGATCATGGCTTATGCCCATATCGGCCATGACAGCGTGATCGGTAACCATTGCATTCTGGTCAACAACACGGCACTGGCTGGTCATGTCTGGGTCGACGACTGGGCGATTCTGTCCGGCTATACCCTGGTGCATCAGTTCTGCCGCATTGGCGCGCACAGCTTCTCGGGCATGGGCACCGCGATTGGCAAGGATGTGCCTGCTTTCGTTACCGTATTCGGTAACCCGGCCGAGGCGCGCAGCATGAACTTTGAGGGCATGCGTCGTCGTGGTTTCTCAGCCGAAGCCATTGCCGCATTGCGCAAGGGCTACAAGCAGGTTTATCGCCAGGGACTGACCGTGGAGCAAGCACTGGCCGAATTGGCCGAGTCTGCTGCTCAATTCCCTGAAGTGGCGATCTTCCGCGATTCGATCCAGGCCTCCACGCGCGGCATCACGCGCTGA
- the rnhB gene encoding ribonuclease HII, with protein MQLGLDFTLVEELVAGVDEVGRGPLCGAVVTAAVILDPARPIIGLNDSKKLTEARREALFDEIREKALAWCIARAEVEEIDRLNILHATMLAMQRAVEGLSVAPRLALIDGNRCPKLAVPSAPVVKGDSRVPAIAAASILAKVSRDREMVEMDRLYPGYGIAGHKGYPTPVHLEALQRLGPTPIHRRSFAPVRALLEGV; from the coding sequence ATGCAACTCGGTTTGGACTTTACCCTGGTCGAAGAGCTGGTCGCCGGCGTTGATGAAGTCGGTCGCGGCCCGCTCTGCGGCGCGGTGGTGACCGCGGCAGTCATTCTCGATCCTGCGCGCCCGATCATCGGTCTGAACGATTCGAAGAAGCTCACAGAGGCGCGTCGTGAAGCACTGTTCGACGAAATTCGTGAGAAGGCTCTGGCCTGGTGTATCGCTCGCGCCGAGGTCGAGGAAATCGACCGCCTGAATATCCTGCATGCCACCATGCTGGCGATGCAGCGTGCCGTCGAGGGCTTGAGCGTGGCGCCCAGGCTGGCGCTGATCGACGGCAACCGTTGCCCTAAGCTGGCGGTGCCGAGTGCGCCGGTGGTCAAGGGCGACAGCCGGGTTCCGGCTATCGCCGCCGCTTCGATCCTGGCCAAAGTCAGCCGCGACCGCGAGATGGTCGAGATGGATCGCCTCTATCCCGGCTACGGTATTGCCGGTCACAAAGGCTATCCCACCCCCGTTCACCTGGAAGCCCTGCAACGCCTGGGGCCTACGCCGATTCATCGGCGTTCTTTCGCCCCGGTACGTGCCTTGCTCGAGGGCGTGTAA
- the dnaE gene encoding DNA polymerase III subunit alpha, protein MTQAFVHLRLHTEYSLVDGLVRVKPLIKAVAGAGMPAVAVTDMSNMCSLVKFYKTAMGAGVKPICGADIWMASAEEDGPLTRLTLLAMNAKGYRNLTELISRGWAEGQSNGLVIIQRDWVKDAAEGLIALSGAREGEVGQALLAGDEALAEMRLREWMAVFPDRFYLEVQRTSRVGDEEYLHAAVALADRVEAPLVATNDVRFIKQDDFEAHETRVCIGEGRTLDDPRRPRNYSDQQYLKSTEEMWELFSDLPEALENTVEIAKRCNIDVQLGKYFLPDFPTPNGMGIDDYLRHASFEGLEERLEVLLPKDTPDYEAKRQVYIDRLNFELDIIIQMGFPGYFLIVMDFIQWAKNNGVPVGPGRGSGAGSLVAYVLKITDLDPLAYDLLFERFLNPERISMPDFDVDFCMDGRDRVIDYVAEKYGRNAVSQIITFGSMAAKAVVRDVARAQGKSYGLADRLSKMIPFEVGMTLEKAYEMEEPLRDFLKNDEEAQEIWDMSLKLEGVVRGTGKHAGGVVIAPTKLTDFSPIACDEEGGGLVTQFDKDDVEQAGLVKFDFLGLRTLTIIKWAMETIHRIQKRDGAPDEDLVNIDFIPLDDKKTYDMLQKAETTAVFQLESRGMKELIKKLKPDCLEDMIALVALFRPGPLQSGMVDDFINRKHGRAELSYPHPDYQYAGLEPVLKPTYGIILYQEQVMQIAQVMAGYTLGGADMLRRAMGKKKPEEMAKQRGGFIEGCASNGIDANLAGNIFDLVEKFAGYGFNKSHSAAYGLVSYQTAWLKAHYPAPFMAAVLSADMHNTDKVVILVEECRNMKLRIDPPDVNVSEFKFTVNDDGRIVYGLGAVKGVGEGPVEAIVECRAEGGPFKDLFDFCNRVDLKRINKRTLEALIRSGALDRLGPYYQDELKAYQASVDKNRAVLLASMEEAVQSAEQTARSAESGHMDLFGGLFAEPEADVYANHRKARELPIKERLKGEKDTLGIYLSGHPIDEYEGEIRRFARQRIVELKPARDTQTIAGMIVNLRVMKNKKGDKMGFITLDDRSGRIEASLFADAFASNQALLQNDALVVVEGEVSNDDFSGGLRLRAKRVMSLEEARTGLADSLRVKVASEALKGDRLRWLAELCSKHKGACPVTVDYSGEEARALLQFGDAWRIDPADTLIQALRDQFGRDNVFLHYR, encoded by the coding sequence ATGACCCAAGCTTTCGTCCACCTGCGTCTGCACACCGAATACTCCCTGGTCGATGGTCTGGTGCGGGTCAAACCGCTGATCAAGGCCGTTGCCGGGGCCGGAATGCCGGCGGTGGCGGTCACCGACATGAGCAACATGTGCTCACTGGTGAAGTTCTACAAGACGGCCATGGGCGCTGGGGTCAAGCCGATCTGCGGTGCGGATATCTGGATGGCCAGCGCCGAGGAAGACGGCCCGCTGACGCGGCTGACCCTGCTGGCGATGAATGCCAAGGGCTACCGCAACCTCACCGAGCTGATTTCCCGCGGTTGGGCTGAAGGGCAGAGCAACGGCCTGGTGATCATCCAGCGTGACTGGGTAAAGGACGCCGCCGAGGGCCTCATCGCGCTGTCCGGCGCGCGTGAAGGCGAAGTCGGCCAGGCGCTGCTGGCCGGTGATGAAGCGCTGGCCGAAATGCGCTTGCGTGAATGGATGGCAGTGTTCCCTGATCGTTTCTATCTCGAAGTGCAGCGCACCAGTCGTGTCGGTGATGAGGAGTATCTGCATGCCGCCGTGGCGCTGGCTGATCGTGTCGAGGCGCCACTGGTGGCCACCAACGACGTGCGGTTCATCAAGCAGGACGACTTCGAGGCGCACGAAACACGCGTCTGCATCGGCGAGGGTCGTACACTGGATGACCCGCGTAGGCCGCGCAATTACTCCGATCAGCAGTACCTGAAAAGCACCGAAGAAATGTGGGAGCTGTTCTCCGATCTGCCAGAAGCACTGGAGAACACCGTCGAGATCGCCAAGCGCTGCAACATCGACGTACAGCTTGGCAAGTATTTCCTGCCGGACTTCCCCACACCAAATGGCATGGGCATTGACGATTACCTGCGCCACGCCTCCTTCGAGGGCCTGGAAGAGCGTCTCGAAGTGCTGCTGCCCAAGGACACGCCGGATTACGAGGCGAAGAGGCAGGTCTATATCGATCGCCTCAACTTCGAACTCGACATCATCATCCAGATGGGTTTCCCCGGTTACTTCCTGATCGTTATGGACTTCATCCAGTGGGCCAAGAACAACGGCGTGCCGGTCGGCCCGGGCCGTGGCTCGGGTGCCGGTTCGCTGGTGGCCTACGTGCTGAAGATCACCGACCTTGACCCTTTGGCCTATGACCTGCTGTTCGAACGTTTCCTCAACCCGGAACGGATTTCCATGCCCGACTTCGACGTCGACTTCTGCATGGACGGTCGCGACCGGGTGATCGACTACGTGGCCGAGAAGTACGGGCGTAATGCGGTGAGCCAGATCATCACCTTCGGCTCGATGGCGGCCAAGGCGGTGGTGCGCGATGTGGCGCGGGCGCAGGGCAAATCCTATGGCCTGGCTGACCGTCTGTCGAAGATGATCCCCTTCGAAGTGGGCATGACCCTGGAGAAAGCCTACGAGATGGAGGAGCCGCTGCGCGACTTCCTCAAGAACGACGAGGAAGCCCAGGAAATCTGGGATATGTCGCTCAAGCTCGAAGGCGTGGTGCGCGGTACCGGCAAGCACGCTGGTGGTGTGGTGATCGCACCGACCAAACTCACCGACTTTTCGCCGATCGCCTGTGACGAGGAGGGTGGCGGCCTGGTGACCCAGTTCGACAAGGACGACGTCGAGCAGGCCGGCCTGGTCAAGTTCGACTTCCTCGGCTTGCGTACGCTGACCATCATCAAATGGGCGATGGAGACTATCCACCGTATCCAGAAGCGCGACGGAGCGCCGGATGAGGATCTGGTCAACATCGACTTCATCCCGCTGGATGACAAGAAAACCTACGACATGCTGCAGAAGGCGGAGACCACTGCGGTCTTCCAGCTTGAATCGCGCGGCATGAAGGAGCTGATCAAGAAGCTCAAGCCCGACTGCCTGGAAGACATGATCGCACTGGTGGCGCTGTTCCGCCCTGGCCCGCTGCAATCGGGCATGGTGGACGACTTCATCAACCGTAAGCACGGTCGAGCCGAGCTGTCCTACCCGCACCCCGATTACCAGTACGCTGGCCTGGAACCGGTGCTCAAGCCCACCTACGGCATCATCCTGTACCAGGAACAGGTGATGCAGATCGCTCAGGTGATGGCTGGCTACACCCTCGGTGGTGCGGACATGCTGCGTCGCGCCATGGGCAAGAAGAAGCCCGAGGAGATGGCCAAGCAGCGCGGTGGCTTCATCGAGGGTTGTGCCAGCAACGGCATCGACGCCAACCTGGCGGGTAACATCTTCGATCTGGTGGAAAAGTTCGCCGGTTACGGCTTCAACAAGTCGCACTCTGCAGCTTACGGCCTGGTGTCCTACCAGACTGCCTGGCTGAAAGCGCATTACCCGGCGCCGTTCATGGCCGCGGTGCTCTCGGCGGACATGCACAACACCGACAAGGTGGTGATCCTGGTGGAAGAGTGCCGCAACATGAAGTTGCGCATCGATCCGCCGGACGTGAACGTCTCCGAATTCAAGTTCACCGTCAACGACGACGGTCGCATCGTCTACGGCTTGGGGGCGGTCAAGGGCGTGGGCGAGGGGCCGGTCGAGGCCATCGTCGAATGCCGGGCCGAAGGTGGGCCGTTCAAGGATCTGTTCGACTTCTGCAACCGCGTCGACCTCAAGCGCATTAACAAGCGCACTCTGGAAGCGTTGATCCGCAGCGGCGCGCTGGATCGTCTCGGTCCGTACTATCAGGACGAGCTCAAGGCCTATCAGGCCAGCGTGGACAAGAACCGCGCCGTGCTGCTGGCGTCCATGGAGGAGGCCGTGCAGTCCGCCGAGCAGACTGCGCGCAGCGCCGAGAGCGGCCACATGGACCTGTTCGGTGGCCTGTTCGCCGAGCCTGAGGCGGACGTCTACGCCAACCACCGCAAGGCCCGCGAACTGCCGATCAAGGAGCGTCTGAAAGGCGAGAAGGATACCCTGGGCATCTATCTCTCCGGCCACCCCATCGACGAATACGAAGGCGAGATTCGCCGTTTCGCCCGCCAGCGCATCGTCGAACTAAAGCCGGCGCGCGATACCCAGACCATCGCCGGGATGATCGTCAACCTGCGGGTGATGAAGAACAAGAAGGGCGACAAGATGGGCTTTATCACCCTGGATGACAGATCAGGGAGGATCGAGGCTTCGTTGTTCGCCGACGCCTTCGCCAGCAACCAGGCGTTGCTGCAGAACGATGCGCTGGTGGTGGTCGAAGGTGAAGTCAGTAACGACGACTTCTCCGGTGGTCTGCGCCTGCGCGCCAAGCGCGTGATGAGCCTGGAAGAAGCGCGCACCGGCCTGGCCGATAGCCTGCGGGTGAAGGTGGCCAGTGAGGCATTGAAGGGCGACCGCCTGCGCTGGCTGGCCGAACTGTGCAGCAAGCACAAAGGCGCTTGCCCGGTGACCGTCGACTACAGTGGCGAGGAGGCGCGGGCCTTGCTTCAATTCGGCGATGCCTGGCGAATCGACCCGGCTGACACTTTGATTCAGGCATTGCGTGACCAGTTCGGGCGCGACAACGTCTTTTTGCACTACCGCTGA
- the lpxB gene encoding lipid-A-disaccharide synthase, producing the protein MNRPIRVALVAGEASGDILGSGLMQAIKQRYPDAEFIGVGGARMDAEGLKSYFPMERLAVMGLVEVLGRLFELLGRRRQLARDLIAAQPDVFIGIDAPDFNLGLELKLRRAGIKTVHYVSPSVWAWRQKRVLKIREACDLMLTLFPFEAQFYDEHQVPVRFVGHPLADAIPQQADRAAAREALDLPQDEPVVALMPGSRGGEVARLGELFLEAAIRLRALRPGVRFLLPCATPERREQLEQMLAGRDLPLTLLNGRSHEALAACDAVLIASGTATLEALLYKRPMVVAYRVAPLTYRILKRLVKSPYISLPNLLAERLLVPELIQDAATPEALAQAVAPLIDGGQVQTEGFDLIHRALRRDASLSAADAVLKLAGRD; encoded by the coding sequence ATGAACAGACCTATTCGCGTCGCACTGGTCGCCGGTGAGGCGTCCGGTGACATTCTCGGCTCCGGCCTGATGCAGGCCATCAAGCAGCGTTATCCAGATGCCGAGTTCATCGGCGTTGGCGGTGCGCGCATGGACGCCGAGGGCCTGAAATCCTACTTCCCGATGGAGCGCCTGGCCGTGATGGGCCTGGTCGAGGTGCTCGGTCGTTTGTTCGAACTGCTTGGCCGTCGCCGCCAGTTGGCACGTGACCTGATCGCTGCGCAGCCGGATGTGTTCATCGGTATCGATGCCCCCGATTTCAATCTGGGTCTGGAGCTCAAGCTGCGTCGGGCCGGAATCAAGACCGTGCATTACGTCAGCCCCTCGGTCTGGGCCTGGCGGCAGAAGCGGGTGCTGAAGATCCGTGAAGCCTGCGACCTGATGTTGACGTTGTTCCCGTTCGAGGCGCAGTTCTACGACGAACATCAGGTACCGGTGCGCTTTGTCGGTCATCCGCTGGCCGATGCCATTCCCCAGCAAGCTGATCGTGCCGCCGCGCGCGAGGCGTTGGATCTGCCGCAGGACGAGCCCGTGGTCGCGCTCATGCCGGGTAGCCGTGGTGGCGAGGTCGCGCGTCTGGGTGAGCTGTTTCTCGAGGCGGCGATCCGCCTGCGTGCGCTTCGCCCGGGTGTTCGTTTCCTCCTGCCTTGCGCCACCCCCGAGCGCCGTGAGCAGTTGGAGCAGATGCTGGCAGGGCGTGATTTGCCGCTGACGCTGCTCAACGGTCGATCCCACGAAGCGTTGGCTGCCTGCGATGCGGTGTTGATCGCTTCGGGTACCGCGACCCTGGAAGCGCTGCTGTACAAGCGGCCGATGGTGGTGGCTTATCGTGTGGCGCCGCTGACCTATCGTATCCTCAAGCGCCTGGTGAAGAGCCCCTATATCTCGCTACCCAATCTGCTGGCCGAGCGCCTGCTGGTCCCCGAGCTGATTCAGGATGCGGCGACGCCCGAGGCCCTGGCTCAGGCCGTGGCGCCGCTGATTGACGGTGGTCAGGTGCAGACCGAGGGCTTTGATCTGATCCATCGCGCGCTGCGCCGTGATGCCTCGTTATCGGCGGCTGACGCGGTGCTCAAGCTGGCCGGGCGCGACTGA